One segment of Pangasianodon hypophthalmus isolate fPanHyp1 chromosome 10, fPanHyp1.pri, whole genome shotgun sequence DNA contains the following:
- the gabrr2a gene encoding gamma-aminobutyric acid receptor subunit rho-2a, with protein MPGLELLLIVAVCLVAVEECRSYSAAREKRWTGAETEKRGAPLAKKPPDVTKSRKVKTEQLLRVDDHDFTMRPAFGGPAIPVGVDVQVESLDSISEVDMDFTMTLYLRHYWKDERLSFASTTNKSMTFDGRLVKKIWVPDVFFVHSKRSFIHDTTTENIMLRVFPDGHVLYSLRVTVTAACNMDFSRFPLDSQTCSLELESYAYTDEDLMLYWKSGDESLSTDDRISLSQFLIQKFHTTSRLAFYSSTGWYNRLYINFTLRRHIFFFLLQTYFPATLMVMLSWVSFWIDRRAVPARVSLGITTVLTMSTIITGVNASMPRVSYIKAVDIYLWVSFVFVFLSVLEYAAVNYLSTVQDRRERKLRERVRAQSLSCSCGLSHTRTMMLDGTCSEADTNSLAGYTDAPMMPQEMEKREHMVVHLSVSNASTATKKKGLRNFSIVQNTHVIDKYSRMIFPGSYIFFNLIYWSVYC; from the exons ATGCCTGGGCTGGAGCTCTTGCTGATTGTCGCCGTGTGTCTGGTTGCTGTGGAGGAGTGCAggagttacagtgcagcgcgTGAGAAACGCTGGACCGGAGCTGAGACCGAGAAACGGGGAGC cccTCTGGCGAAGAAGCCCCCAGATGTGACCAAATCCAGGAAGGTGAAAACAGAGCAGCTACTCAGGGTGGATGATCATGACTTCACCATGAGACCGGCATTTGGAG GTCCTGCTATTCCTGTGGGCGTCGACGTCCAGGTCGAAAGCTTGGACAGTATTTCAGAAGTAGATATG GACTTCACCATGACCTTATACCTTAGACACTACTGGAAGGACGAGCGTCTGTCCTTTGCCAGCACCACGAACAAAAGCATGACTTTCGACGGACGCTTGGTGAAAAAGATCTGGGTGcctgatgtgttttttgtgcaCTCGAAGAGATCCTTCATCCACGACACCACCACTGAGAACATCATGTTGAGGGTTTTCCCAGACGGCCATGTTCTCTACAGTCTGAG agtgaCGGTTACAGCCGCCTGTAACATGGACTTCAGCCGCTTTCCTCTGGACTCGCAGACATGTTCTCTAGAGCTCGAGAGTT ATGCTTACACAGATGAAGATCTGATGTTGTACTGGAAGAGCGGGGATGAGTCTCTGAGCACAGATGACAGGATCTCCCTCTCTCAGTTCCTCATCCAGAAGTTTCACACTACCTCTCGTCTGGCTTTCTACAGCAGCACAG gctGGTACAACCGGCTGTACATCAACTTCACACTGCGGCGTCACATCTTCTTCTTCCTGCTGCAGACGTATTTTCCAGCCACGCTCATGGTCATGCTGTCCTGGGTTTCCTTCTGGATCGATCGCAGAGCCGTGCCAGCCCGAGTCTCCCTGG GTATCACCACGGTGCTCACTATGTCCACTATCATTACCGGCGTGAATGCCTCCATGCCCCGAGTGTCCTACATCAAAGCTGTGGACATTTATCTGTGGGTCAGCTtcgtgtttgtttttctctccgTCCTTGAGTACGCCGCAGTCAACTATCTTTCCACTGTACAGGATAGGAGAGAGCGCAAACTCCGAGAACGAGTCCGAGCACAG TCGTTGTCCTGCTCATGTGGCCTGTCCCACACCAGAACCATGATGCTGGACGGGACGTGCAGCGAGGCGGACACCAACAGCCTGGCCGGCTACACCGATGCTCCCATGATGCCTCAGGAGATGGAGAAACGTGAGCACATGGTGGTGCACTTGTCAGTCAGCAATGCCTCCACGGCTACCAAGAAGAAGGGTCTGCGCAACTTCAGCATAGTCCAGAACACACACGTCATCGACAAGTACTCGCGCATGATCTTTCCAGGATCCTACATCTTTTTCAACCTCATATACTGGTCTGTTTATTGCTGA